A portion of the Blastocatellia bacterium genome contains these proteins:
- a CDS encoding NADH-quinone oxidoreductase subunit M has product MAQHILSIITWLPTLGALIIIFFFHREKKHAIRVFANIWAILSFLPSLYLLTYDRQLGGIQFIEDHDWIPQIGARYQLGVDGIAVVLTLLTTLTGVIAVACSWGFIKERVKEYYAVLLLLQTGILGVFVSMDMFLFYVFWEVMLVPMYFIIGVWGSDNRLYAAIKFFIYTLFGSVVMLLALLKLYFIFPNYLKDPEIAQAVMQAARFISGENEPMYRMIQNAIDLGVQGRHTFNIMAMQALGTARHAGGPVIPLDLQIWLFAGFFLSFAIKVPMFPFHTWLPDAHTEAPTAGSVILAGILLKLGTYGFVRFNLPIFPDASSDPRVVRIMVFLALMGIIYGALVAMAQKDWKRLVAYSSVSHMGMIMIGIFALNPNSLNGAVLQMINHGISTGALFLIVGVVYERHHTRMIADYRGLSHVMPGFATVFLIMTMSSIGLPLLNGFIGEFLILRGVFEENRLWGALAATGIVLGAGYMLWLYQRTMYGEVKEDNKHLPDLYPREWAYFAPLLVLVFWIGIYPKPFLSYFQKPVAVIVEQVRPGYAAGAVERAGAPVAPIIGTAQQGR; this is encoded by the coding sequence ATGGCACAGCATATCCTCTCCATCATCACCTGGCTGCCGACCCTGGGGGCACTCATCATCATCTTCTTTTTCCATCGGGAGAAAAAACACGCCATTCGCGTGTTCGCCAATATCTGGGCGATTCTGAGCTTTCTCCCCTCGCTCTACTTGCTCACCTATGATCGGCAGCTTGGCGGGATTCAGTTCATCGAGGATCACGACTGGATTCCCCAGATCGGCGCCCGCTACCAGTTGGGCGTGGACGGCATCGCCGTCGTCCTGACGCTTCTGACGACGCTCACGGGCGTGATCGCCGTCGCCTGCTCCTGGGGGTTCATCAAAGAGCGGGTGAAGGAGTACTATGCCGTTCTGCTCCTGCTTCAGACGGGGATTCTCGGCGTGTTCGTCTCGATGGACATGTTCCTCTTTTACGTCTTCTGGGAAGTGATGCTCGTGCCGATGTACTTCATCATCGGCGTCTGGGGCAGCGATAATCGGCTCTATGCCGCCATTAAGTTTTTCATCTACACGTTATTCGGTTCGGTGGTGATGCTGCTGGCGCTGCTGAAGCTCTACTTCATTTTCCCCAACTATCTGAAGGATCCCGAGATTGCCCAGGCCGTGATGCAGGCAGCGCGGTTCATCTCCGGTGAGAACGAGCCGATGTATCGGATGATACAGAACGCCATTGATCTGGGCGTGCAGGGGCGGCATACCTTTAACATCATGGCCATGCAGGCGCTGGGAACGGCCCGACACGCCGGCGGACCGGTCATTCCCCTGGATTTGCAAATCTGGTTATTCGCCGGATTCTTCCTGAGCTTCGCCATCAAGGTGCCGATGTTTCCCTTCCACACCTGGCTGCCTGATGCGCATACGGAAGCGCCCACAGCGGGCTCGGTCATTCTGGCGGGTATCCTCCTCAAGCTGGGAACCTACGGTTTCGTCCGCTTCAATCTGCCGATCTTCCCCGATGCCAGCAGCGATCCTCGCGTCGTCCGCATCATGGTCTTCCTCGCCCTGATGGGGATCATCTATGGCGCCCTCGTGGCGATGGCTCAGAAGGATTGGAAGCGGCTGGTCGCCTATTCCTCGGTCAGTCACATGGGCATGATCATGATCGGCATCTTCGCCCTGAATCCCAACAGCTTGAATGGAGCCGTTCTCCAGATGATCAATCACGGCATCTCCACCGGGGCGCTGTTTTTGATCGTCGGCGTCGTCTATGAACGACACCACACGCGCATGATCGCTGACTATCGCGGACTGAGTCATGTGATGCCGGGATTCGCCACGGTCTTTCTCATCATGACGATGTCCTCGATCGGATTGCCGCTTCTGAATGGCTTCATCGGTGAATTTCTCATCCTGCGGGGAGTATTTGAGGAGAATCGCCTGTGGGGGGCGCTGGCGGCGACGGGCATTGTCCTGGGTGCGGGTTATATGCTCTGGCTCTATCAACGCACCATGTACGGCGAGGTGAAAGAAGACAACAAGCATTTGCCCGATCTCTATCCCCGCGAGTGGGCGTATTTCGCGCCGCTGCTTGTCCTTGTTTTCTGGATCGGAATCTATCCCAAGCCGTTTTTGAGCTATTTCCAGAAACCGGTGGCGGTCATCGTCGAGCAGGTTCGACCGGGCTACGCCGCCGGAGCCGTCGAGCGTGCGGGCGCACCCGTCGCTCCGATCATCGGGACGGCTCAGCAGGGACGATGA
- the nuoL gene encoding NADH-quinone oxidoreductase subunit L — MLKLIWLIPTLPLLSSAFLGIFGRRWRLSEKTVSWIGCGSVLLSLLISIGAVTEFAREYWPTHHRPYLSREAGGFPHSFTWVIGGDARLSLGPEAGKTVPLVVEWSYQLDQLSAVMILVVTFVGFWIHVFSIGYMRGEGGYYRFFCYMNLFMFMMLTLVMASNFLMMFVGWEGVGLCSYLLIGFYFHWDYAIYANKKAFIVNRIGDFGFLLALLAVFSLFGTLQFTEVLELAKDNAYLPQESFGMWGLASWIALGLFIGATGKSAQLPLYVWLPDAMAGPTPVSALIHAATMVTAGVYMVTRTNVIFQKSPTMMFVVALVGVATAILAASIGFTQRDIKKVLAYSTISQLGYMFLACGVGAFTAGIFHLYTHAFFKALLFLGAGSVIIALHHEMDMERMGGLARFMPTTYRTFLAGWLAICGIPPLAGFVSKDEILWRTFSTMAIPGGRWLWLAGFVAAGMTAFYMTRLVALTFWGQPRFVIAGGSGAAHDSGHHHGGAHEVKESPPVMTVPLIVLAIGAIASGWVGWPASLGGGNWFEHWLEPIIWRGTEAGAGGALHAPSASAAEAAQAGHHDATEYLLMLASVLLAAAIMYWCATLYVRRRARVKELTAALGPLYRASANKYWVDEFYEGVFVNGLTLGLSRLSWRVDALGVDGGVNGSAWLTVLWSKISGWVDLYVVDLLVNAVGWTAKIFSAIFRRAQTGFAQNYALVITTGLFILTAVYLVLKL; from the coding sequence ATGCTGAAACTCATCTGGCTCATCCCGACGCTTCCGCTGCTCAGTTCCGCGTTTCTTGGGATTTTCGGCCGACGCTGGCGATTGTCGGAGAAAACGGTCTCCTGGATCGGCTGTGGTTCAGTCCTGCTGTCGCTGCTGATCTCCATCGGGGCCGTCACGGAGTTCGCCCGCGAGTACTGGCCGACGCATCACCGTCCCTACCTCTCCCGCGAAGCCGGAGGCTTCCCGCACTCTTTCACCTGGGTGATCGGCGGGGACGCTCGCCTCAGTCTCGGACCGGAGGCCGGTAAGACGGTTCCTCTGGTCGTCGAGTGGTCATATCAACTGGATCAGCTCTCGGCGGTGATGATCCTGGTGGTCACCTTCGTGGGCTTCTGGATTCACGTCTTTTCCATCGGTTACATGCGAGGGGAGGGGGGATACTATCGCTTCTTCTGCTACATGAACCTGTTCATGTTCATGATGCTGACGCTGGTGATGGCCTCGAACTTTCTCATGATGTTCGTGGGCTGGGAGGGCGTCGGGCTGTGTTCCTATCTGCTCATCGGATTCTATTTCCACTGGGACTATGCGATCTACGCCAACAAGAAGGCATTCATCGTCAACCGCATCGGGGATTTTGGATTTTTGCTGGCGCTGCTGGCGGTCTTCTCCTTGTTCGGCACGCTGCAATTCACCGAGGTGCTGGAACTGGCCAAAGACAATGCCTATCTGCCGCAGGAGAGTTTCGGGATGTGGGGGCTCGCCTCCTGGATAGCTCTGGGCCTGTTCATCGGAGCGACGGGCAAGAGCGCTCAGCTTCCCCTGTACGTGTGGTTGCCCGATGCGATGGCCGGTCCGACGCCGGTCTCCGCTCTCATCCATGCGGCGACGATGGTCACGGCTGGCGTTTACATGGTCACCCGCACAAACGTCATCTTTCAGAAATCTCCGACGATGATGTTTGTGGTCGCACTGGTCGGGGTGGCCACGGCGATTCTGGCGGCTTCGATCGGTTTCACCCAGCGGGACATCAAAAAAGTCCTGGCCTATTCGACAATCTCGCAACTGGGCTATATGTTTCTGGCCTGCGGCGTGGGGGCGTTCACGGCGGGTATTTTCCACCTCTACACCCATGCGTTTTTCAAGGCGCTGCTCTTCCTCGGCGCGGGTTCCGTCATCATCGCACTCCATCATGAGATGGATATGGAGCGCATGGGCGGACTGGCTCGGTTCATGCCGACGACCTACCGCACGTTTCTGGCGGGGTGGCTCGCCATCTGCGGGATTCCGCCTCTGGCCGGTTTCGTGAGCAAGGATGAGATTTTATGGCGGACATTTTCAACGATGGCGATTCCCGGCGGGCGGTGGTTGTGGCTGGCGGGATTTGTGGCCGCCGGGATGACGGCGTTTTACATGACGCGACTGGTGGCACTCACCTTCTGGGGCCAGCCGCGATTCGTCATCGCGGGGGGAAGCGGAGCCGCCCACGATTCCGGTCATCATCATGGCGGAGCCCACGAAGTGAAGGAGTCTCCGCCGGTCATGACCGTGCCGCTCATCGTCCTGGCCATCGGAGCGATTGCGAGCGGCTGGGTCGGTTGGCCGGCGTCGCTTGGCGGCGGGAACTGGTTCGAGCACTGGCTCGAACCGATCATCTGGCGAGGGACTGAAGCGGGCGCCGGTGGGGCTTTGCACGCCCCGTCGGCATCCGCTGCGGAAGCAGCTCAAGCCGGCCACCACGACGCAACGGAATATCTCCTGATGCTCGCTTCGGTTCTTCTCGCGGCAGCGATTATGTACTGGTGCGCTACGCTCTATGTCCGACGACGCGCGCGCGTGAAAGAGCTGACGGCGGCGCTCGGTCCGCTCTACCGTGCCAGCGCCAATAAATACTGGGTGGATGAGTTCTACGAGGGCGTCTTCGTCAACGGGCTGACGCTCGGTCTCAGCCGCCTCAGTTGGCGCGTGGATGCGCTGGGCGTTGACGGTGGCGTCAACGGCTCGGCCTGGCTCACGGTCCTCTGGAGCAAGATCTCGGGCTGGGTTGACCTCTACGTCGTGGATCTGCTCGTCAACGCCGTGGGATGGACGGCGAAGATTTTCTCCGCCATTTTCCGTCGCGCCCAGACGGGCTTTGCCCAAAATTACGCTCTGGTCATCACGACGGGGTTATTCATTCTCACCGCCGTCTATCTCGTGCTGAAGTTATAA
- a CDS encoding NADH-quinone oxidoreductase subunit N has product MILLQLPDWRWLVDQAVTLLMPEIVLTVFACFILVFEIGLRPAERRWTAYLSLAGLGAASASLAQMYANLKGHAATGFYGMYTVDNFAIVFKIIFLITAAVAIALSIKFLDIEREQRGEYYALILFATTGMMLMASGIDLLSIFISFELAAVTIYVLVAYFKGDKKSNEGAMKYFLLGIFSSGIFLYGLSLLYGVTGETNLRAIAAALSEQQTPGFLTILALIFIAAGLFFKVAAVPFHMWAPDAYEGAPSSVTAFMSVGSKAAAFAIFARIFVYGLPSLRGATSVENLGWLSLLAVISALTMTWGNIAALTQSNAKRLMAYSSISHAGFLLLGLVAGNQTGYLGLVIYLFVYIFMNLGVWGCIIALRRERIPGDQVDDFNGLIQTNPLIAVLMTIFLISLAGIPPTAGFVGKYFLFAALIETGDKWLAALAVVAVINTALSLYYYARFIKAMFMGPVGEKTPLALSPSLRVALVSAALMVVIVGVYPKPWIALTRLAAQQLVQTSSPLITPF; this is encoded by the coding sequence ATGATCTTACTCCAGCTTCCTGACTGGCGATGGCTCGTTGACCAGGCGGTCACTCTCTTGATGCCGGAGATCGTTCTCACGGTCTTCGCCTGTTTTATCCTGGTCTTTGAGATCGGCTTGCGGCCGGCCGAGCGACGGTGGACGGCCTATCTCAGTCTCGCGGGCCTGGGTGCCGCGAGCGCCTCGCTCGCTCAGATGTACGCCAATCTGAAGGGGCATGCGGCCACCGGTTTCTACGGCATGTACACGGTGGATAATTTCGCCATTGTCTTCAAGATCATCTTCCTCATCACGGCGGCAGTGGCCATCGCCCTCTCCATTAAATTCCTCGATATCGAGCGCGAGCAGCGCGGCGAATATTATGCTCTCATCCTCTTCGCCACGACGGGCATGATGCTCATGGCCTCCGGCATTGATCTGCTGAGCATCTTCATCAGCTTCGAGCTGGCCGCGGTGACGATCTACGTTCTGGTCGCCTACTTCAAAGGCGATAAGAAATCCAACGAAGGGGCGATGAAGTATTTCCTGCTCGGCATTTTCTCCTCGGGGATCTTCCTCTATGGGCTTTCGCTGCTGTACGGCGTCACCGGCGAGACGAATTTGCGAGCCATCGCCGCGGCCTTGAGCGAGCAGCAGACGCCGGGCTTCCTGACGATTCTCGCGCTGATCTTCATTGCCGCGGGCCTGTTTTTCAAAGTGGCTGCCGTCCCCTTCCACATGTGGGCGCCGGATGCCTATGAGGGAGCGCCCAGTTCGGTGACGGCGTTCATGTCGGTGGGATCAAAAGCCGCCGCCTTCGCCATCTTCGCCCGCATCTTCGTCTACGGATTACCGAGTCTGCGCGGAGCGACGTCGGTGGAGAACCTCGGTTGGTTATCGCTGCTGGCGGTCATTTCGGCCCTTACGATGACCTGGGGCAACATCGCCGCCCTGACCCAGAGCAACGCCAAACGATTGATGGCCTATTCCTCGATCTCGCACGCCGGATTTCTCCTGCTCGGACTCGTCGCCGGGAATCAAACGGGCTACTTGGGCCTGGTCATTTATCTGTTCGTCTACATCTTCATGAACCTCGGCGTGTGGGGCTGCATCATCGCCCTGCGGCGCGAACGCATCCCCGGCGACCAGGTGGACGATTTTAACGGACTCATCCAGACAAATCCGCTCATCGCCGTGCTGATGACGATCTTTCTCATCAGTCTGGCCGGCATCCCACCAACGGCAGGGTTCGTGGGCAAGTATTTTCTCTTTGCGGCCTTGATCGAAACGGGAGACAAATGGCTGGCGGCATTGGCTGTGGTGGCTGTCATTAACACGGCCCTTTCGCTCTACTATTACGCTCGCTTCATTAAGGCCATGTTCATGGGGCCGGTCGGTGAGAAAACGCCCCTGGCGCTCTCGCCCAGTTTGCGCGTGGCTCTGGTTTCGGCCGCCCTCATGGTGGTGATTGTCGGCGTCTATCCCAAACCGTGGATCGCCCTCACCCGTCTGGCTGCCCAGCAACTGGTTCAAACATCCAGTCCTCTCATCACTCCTTTCTGA
- the nuoK gene encoding NADH-quinone oxidoreductase subunit NuoK, giving the protein MGDWMGLVIWQEPVSFWERLAAGLTAPKGIADFVVLSFMLFAIGVLGVLSRRNILIIFMSIELILNAANLNFIAFTRYWQTAGKIGENMGHIFTIFIIVVAAAEAVIGLGIVIALYRNRHTIAIDEIDLLKW; this is encoded by the coding sequence ATGGGCGACTGGATGGGATTGGTGATCTGGCAAGAACCGGTGTCGTTCTGGGAACGCCTGGCGGCGGGCCTGACAGCTCCCAAAGGCATCGCCGATTTCGTCGTTCTGAGCTTCATGCTTTTTGCCATCGGCGTGCTGGGCGTGTTGTCGCGGCGGAACATTCTGATCATCTTCATGTCCATCGAACTGATCCTCAACGCCGCCAACCTGAACTTCATCGCCTTCACCCGCTACTGGCAGACGGCGGGGAAGATCGGGGAAAACATGGGGCACATCTTCACCATCTTCATCATCGTGGTGGCGGCTGCCGAAGCGGTGATCGGTCTGGGGATCGTCATCGCGCTCTACCGCAATCGGCACACGATCGCCATTGACGAAATTGATCTCCTGAAATGGTGA
- a CDS encoding CHRD domain-containing protein: MRNRAFAAALVAALVMIGTSLLSPRAVGLAQQQPRPVIFTAEINFTQELLARPSTTPSTGIGAAVLVLSADRESVSYAFSFTGLTGPVLVAHFHAAGNFGQNASVVRNLCGTQGTPACEEGKLITGTWSKSDTNQPLTDALIDALLAGQVYLNLHTQANPGGELRGQVIPISGK, translated from the coding sequence ATGAGAAACAGAGCGTTCGCTGCTGCGCTCGTCGCAGCTCTGGTGATGATCGGCACGAGTCTCCTTTCCCCCCGTGCAGTTGGACTGGCGCAACAACAGCCCCGACCGGTGATCTTTACCGCAGAGATTAACTTCACCCAGGAACTCCTGGCCCGTCCCTCGACCACTCCGAGCACCGGTATCGGAGCGGCCGTGCTCGTACTTAGTGCGGATCGGGAATCGGTCAGCTACGCCTTTTCTTTCACCGGGCTGACAGGACCGGTACTGGTTGCTCACTTCCATGCCGCCGGTAATTTTGGGCAGAATGCCAGCGTCGTGAGGAATCTCTGCGGGACGCAGGGTACGCCTGCGTGCGAAGAAGGTAAGCTCATCACCGGGACGTGGTCGAAGTCCGATACGAATCAGCCTTTGACCGACGCGCTCATTGATGCCCTTCTGGCAGGGCAGGTCTATTTGAACCTTCACACTCAGGCCAATCCGGGAGGCGAGCTGCGGGGTCAGGTTATCCCCATTAGTGGGAAGTAA